TCAACACcattaaagattattttacatacaaCGATTATAAcgttaatcgattaaaatagaACACCCTGTATACGCATGCATgtattgttgttgttcttgttgttgcTATTGTTTATGTTGTCGTAAAGGATCATCTTCATCAAacagagagcaagagagataaTTAGAGATACATAACGATCGAATTTGATCCTACACGAtacgaaaaaggaaggatCCTCCATCAACGATCGTCGTTCTCCTATAGATCTCAAAATTTTAGATCTCATAGTTACGAAACTTGTTGACGACCTCACTAGAGGCCTGCGAGTCCCACTCGACGTCACGCCGAGCACCGTAGTAAATATTGGCGCCACCCTCGCTGGCCCTTCTGTGAGCATTCGGGGCCTGACCTTTCACATGACCTGGTGAACCCTCGGCACCTCCCCCTCCACCACCAACAGTACTTCCGTCCGGCAGCATCCGGTCCTTCATCTTTGGTGTACTCCAATGCATCGACTGCGAAttcgttcattattttttcatcctcttctttttatttattttttctttaactttcttttctttaagaaaaagGATCGATAAATGATTCGATTcatctattatattaattacattaaaaatgattatatcaTACGTTAACGACTACTATCAcgtacttaaaaaaaaaatcgtaaattgTTTGCGCTTaattacgatattttataatttaaaaagtaacgtaaaaaatttcattaaaataatattatttttaaattgtagAGATCTATGATCATTTATCGATACATTTATCTTACGGCTCACTCTTACAAGACTTTTACGAGACTTCTCGAGATTtttgaaaacagaaaaaaaaaggaaaagttgtCTAGATATTTTTATGTCTTTATTAGATTTTCTAAAGCATACTTTCTTACGATACGCAAAACCGtcacaatatattattttcaaacatCGTTCGCGTTCTGCATAACGAGAACGTAAATCGAGTCAAAGGAAGTGCAAACTCGAGATTTATTCCacagatacgtatgtatgtatgtatgtatgtatgcatgcgtCTCAACTTCGAAGAAAATGCAAAAGTTTACGGGGCTGTTGTTTACGGAGACCCGTTTGATCATATATTTAAGTAAGTACTTCGAAACATGGTACCTTGATAAAGTCTCGCGCATGAGCaagttatctatctatattttcttcaaatgTTTACACAACCAAGCGTTTTACGTTTAATAACTTATCTATGGATTTTCATAACACTTCTCTTTGCATAAGCTTCgcgtcttctttttattttccaaaaaataaaaagaacaaaaacgagaagataaaatcatatttacgtcgttttattattgatttaaataatagacacaacatatttaaaattccACGAGTATTTCGATGCGTGAAAATGTCTTCTAAGTTCAATGTTCGatcttcgaaaatatttttaatatcaagtCGATCGCCGCAAGTTAATTTTGCGTTAATACGAATCCAAAGTTTTGAAGAATCTCTTTTaagttttgtttatttttgttatcggAAGAACGACcgagaaaaattcaattttataattttatttccgtTGATTAAATTTGTCGGACTaggaatattcttttcttttcttttctttttcctttcttttcaactTACTTGATGAACGTGTTCCTTCATGCCGAGCCATTGCTTGTAGCTAATGGAAATACCACTGTGCCGCCACTTGTCGTAGTTGCTCCTCTTTTCCGGGTCACATAGAATCTCTTTGGCATTCTAAAATAAGATCGAAAATAGAATCGGCAGATAAGAATTTTCTAATGTCACTTATCTTACGGATAAAAGAAACGCATACTTTAAGCTTTTGAAATTTTGCCTCGGCCTCCTTGTCACCGGCATTTTTGTCAGGATGATATTGTAAGGCTAGTACCTTATACTCTGCTATGATTTGCTCGACCTGTGgcaaataatcaaaaaaaaaaaaaaaaaaaaaaaaaaagagagaaaaaagatcgaagttttacttttaatacaagtaaatttttcttcaatatcgatcgtacgaagttcattattttcttaatagaaTGTTCGATTATCAATAAATGGACATTGTTTGATTACGAAACATTGAAATTGTTTCTAAGTGTAGGATATacataaagaaacaaagaaagaaattcaagaGACAGAGAATCCTCGTTTAACTCGATTTATCAACATAGGTCAGTAACATTTATTGAAGATAATATGAAATCAACGTTAAACAATTCTATGAATTATacgaatcgataaatattctaGCAATCTTATCGGAAGTTGATTTTATTAACTatgtatagaaagaaaaagaaaaaaaaaaagacgaacgaGCAAACGGAAATAATGATTCgcgatatacatattttatgtttgtaaaaagaaataaatgaagaaataaattccatTGATTACTTCGAGTTCGAATTTTTGATTCTCGTTAAAAGCCATGTAAATAGTAAACTAATGGAGAAAGATTCCACGGTGCATTTCACCTGTCATTAACATTATCGCACAATAATCGATGTTACGAATTAGTCGAATTACATACGACCTTCGAATGGAATTAAATTTCAGTCTCAAATTCGAAGTTGAGATGGGCGATCAGAGTTCTATCCCTTTCATCTCGCTCGTGTTAATTGCCCTACTTGTATCAGAATTATTCTCTCTGTCCCTGTTTCCGTCTCtgtcattctctttctctctctgtctttctaatAATGTTTGACGATAATCGcatttatatagaaaacaGATGCAAGAAGTAGATCAAAGAGCTTCTACTAgtagatatacgtatctatgcgTAAGAACCCTCCTAATTATGAAACTGTTATTAGtttgcaattattattttatcgctAGAAATTTTTGTTAGATAACGTGAAATTCAATTGAACCAATGTCGATCGATATTGACACAATTTCGTGAGAAATGATTCGATTAagagtataaaagaaaaaaaaagaagaagaagaatcaattttaaaaacatTCAAGTTCAACATTCAGTTATTTTCAACAAATCTAAAGGCAAATTGGACGAAGCAAATTGGAAAATCGTCGTATGATATTAAATGGGAtgacatttttaaaaaggTATTCttgttccttctctttttgtttttcgacgAGGATGAATTCCGTTTGATAGCATCCATCACAATTCTCTGTTGAATTTAACGGTGCCCCTTTTGTTCAAAACTTTTCGCGATTTCAATAGACTACCAGGCACATTTCGCAAGAGAGTACGTTATTtgcgaaagaagagagaaaaaagaggaaaaaagaaaagaaaaaaaaaggaatggcACTCCTTTGATAATGTTGCAAATGGCATGCATGAAATAAGCGACCCTTTGTTTCCAGTTTAAAATTCCTAAGTACGAGAAAAGAGCAAAGGGACGAGCATTggttttctataaaattagtctctcaataattatttcttgacCTAATTCATTTAGaacagaatatttatattataacaattttttttaatgcataaaaaaagaataaaaaaagagaacatcTCAACCTGCTCGAAATGCACGTTGACAACAACATCTTTAAGATTTTAATCGCTTTACGTCAGAGATATGCtgataataatactattaaaaatGACAAATTGTTCGAAATATATGGTCACATTTACATAACAAGTAAGTACGATCTTTTCATTTCTGAATAAAAACACGGCTTTTAgtataatcgaataaatttaaagtaattgaattattcaaaCCCGATATCGTTTATGATTTTATTCCATAAAAAAACGTCTCGTTCGATTATTCACAAGGacaattattttacgataaaagtAACTTTTGTCAAcgtcgaggaaaaaaatagaaaaaagtcgTAAGtgtcgataacgataacgaaatCGAAGTGACAAGGGACcgtaaaaatatcaatataagcatAAAACTTAACTTGGTCGCTCTTTAACTTGAGCGAGACGATCGTCTTCACGTTTTACATTAAAAGCCGCATTAAAGGGTTGTTCAAGTAGAAAAATCGCGTGGGAGTAAATTTAAAAGCGTCCTAAGGTCGATATACGAATTTTCAGAACTTTATTTCGCAAGCTTTAAATCGTACTTCGTATGCATACTACATTTCTGATTCTTAAAATTCtttgataatatcgataaaagattaaataatagcgattaaaatatttgaattatgaTTTAACGTTAAATTTGATTAAAGTACACTGtcgaatttaattatacttaaCTTAACGTATACACTTTAATTTTATCGCGcttacaaaatgaaatataaacaaaataaaattcaataataaagTGTAaccataattttatttatcgtttaacgTGCTCTTTCGGTTTCGGTCAACACTTCAAAACGAATAAACAAATTCGATTATACGAATCGTAACAATTCGAAAACTCGATAATAAATCGCaaatacgattaaatttcTTCAATAATTCGATAATCCTAAATATATCTCTACGAACGATTACTATCTAGATAGACAAATTTATTGTGATCCTTACCGTCGCTGACTCGTCGCAGGATAGAAGAGCGTAAAgatcctcgtcctcgtcgggCTTGTAGTTGATCATGTCGTCGACACTCATTTCGCGTTAAA
This window of the Vespula vulgaris chromosome 1, iyVesVulg1.1, whole genome shotgun sequence genome carries:
- the LOC127061468 gene encoding J domain-containing protein isoform X2; the protein is MSVDDMINYKPDEDEDLYALLSCDESATNAKEILCDPEKRSNYDKWRHSGISISYKQWLGMKEHVHQSMHWSTPKMKDRMLPDGSTVGGGGGGAEGSPGHVKGQAPNAHRRASEGGANIYYGARRDVEWDSQASSEVVNKFRNYEI
- the LOC127061468 gene encoding J domain-containing protein isoform X1; protein product: MSVDDMINYKPDEDEDLYALLSCDESATVEQIIAEYKVLALQYHPDKNAGDKEAEAKFQKLKNAKEILCDPEKRSNYDKWRHSGISISYKQWLGMKEHVHQSMHWSTPKMKDRMLPDGSTVGGGGGGAEGSPGHVKGQAPNAHRRASEGGANIYYGARRDVEWDSQASSEVVNKFRNYEI